Genomic DNA from Euwallacea similis isolate ESF13 chromosome 11, ESF131.1, whole genome shotgun sequence:
actatttgaaaaatccgAGGGTTGTTCAGCCCTCAAATTGGAAATGCTGTTAGTCTTTTGGTTGTCTGATTTAGGGTCGTGGATGACGATGGTTTTTGATGGCGATGGGGGGACTCGTGAAGAAGGTGTCTATACTCTAGAATAAAATGTCCGAAAATATATCTATGTATTATAAAGTGAAATGGAGTTGTATGTTCTAGAAATCGGCACCGTAAATAAAATAGAGCCATTCGAAGTGTGAATTTGTCGCAGGACATCAAAAGGTCTGAAGTATTGCTTGTAATTATATCAAGTTGAAACGCTTGGTGAAATTGATCATCAAAAAACGACATTGAAGGTAAAATGATTAATAGCTGGCTTTAAAAGTAGCTGCCTCGAAAAGCTATAAATTCGCAATAGTACGAATTGAAGAgttttctggaaattgaagCCCTTTTACGACGGCAACTTCTATAACTGGACTAAGCTGGAACCAATTTGCACTTTATGGTTCATTCTCGCATGAAAACTCACATCTCATCGTGGCGAATCAGTTTTAAGTTCGATAAGAAATTGCGAAAACTGTATTTTCAGTTATCGATCTTTGTTCCTATTTTTGAAGCTGAGAATCAGGTTTAAGAGCAACAACGATCTTCTCAGAATACTTATTAGCAGCTACGAAACCCATATCCATCCCCCCATATCCAGATAGAGCAAAGATACCAGTAACTCTTCTGCTTCAAGGGTCTTCTGCAAGGAAGGCTAGAAGAGAATCCATTAATCAACTTTATCAAGGACAAACAACAGCTAAACTGTAAATTCGAAGTGGAAAATTTGGGCTTATaaacttaaattgaaaattcgaaGAACGTgaagttttgtaaataatggTATGTGGATGCAAATCAATGCTGTGTATAACACCTATAAAGGCCTCAGAGAAGCAGAGAATCCATTAATCAATACGGCCCAGGACAAATAGACATACTGTAAGTTTGAAGAAATCCTAAACTTGAACACGGCGAAATGTAACGAACGACTAGTGCATGTAAATCGTTGACTATAGTAGAATATCTATGAATTTCTCCGAGGGAAGAAAGAAATCGAATAAACGTTAAAGTGATTAATCAACTCTGTGAAGCACAGTTGATTAACTCCAATCAGCAATTCAAAGCACCGAATGAATTAGATTTGATATATGAATATGATATATTGGCAGATCAATTTATGGACTTGACTTTCCGATTGCAATAGTCGTTgctttccatttttattagtATAATGGGAGCtaatattgatttttccaTTGTGAATTAATTGCCCTAAGCGGGCTCCGATTTCAGCAATTTTCTGCTAAACCTCTAATAATTTTCACAGCTTcctattcaattaaaatctaCTTTATTAACAATCTAATTGACTACATAATAATCCTAATTGAAGCTAAATATACCTTTACAATTTACACCGATTCCATCTCGAAACAAGCAGAAAACCCAGCTATCTGGAACGAAATTTCCAACTATTATTCGCACGATCTCACGAGGGagtttataatatttacaaaacaacCAAACTTCTAACTCCGCGTGTTTGTAACCGAATCCAAAGTTCGTACACTGTCCTGGAACACGTCTCACGGAAGGTGAATCCAGACTGTGCGCACATTGGACGCTGGATTCAAGTTCAGTAGTTTAGCGGAACGGCTGGAAACGACGATCCAGATGTCCGTTGCCCTCTTTTCGAGCTAGCCCTTTCATGGGTCTTGTTGAACGGCATTAGGATAGGTCTATTTTTACTTAACTTGTCAGAAATAGTAgtgaatttgtttatttactttaatgaAGGTTTCCATCTGGGGGGTCTCCACGTTGCAGATATTAATTACTTTGAAGttgtacacatttttttaactaaattgaTGGGAAGTTTCAAGTAGTAACGGCGATTCTGCAGCCTTAACTGCAGAATGCAGACTTTTGGTCAGCCGATAGTTTTAGTCTGTTGCTTAACTGGCATGAAGACGTAGGTGGATGTGCATATAGTACGCAGGGTGAATGCACATGATGATGCACACTGACTTCACTAAATTGCCTGGGGACTGTTTGCGAAGGTCcttaaacttaaatattaaatggcGCTTTTacaaattgttcaatttttaatcgaGAAAATTTACCCTTTTTTTGAGGCTTTACACATTCTTCTAATGCATATTTTATCGATCCATTTAGCAGTAATAGTAGTAAAtttgtttctcttttttaatgGAGGGTGTGGTGTGGTGATGGATGTTAATATTAcagaaattaattactttgaaTCTCCTCAAAGGTTTTATTAACTTAAAGTTGGAGCAATGATCTCTGATGGATTCTTTAAGTTTAAGTATTAAATGccgatattgaaaatttttgtgtcTTCTTTCAATAATGTTGTCGCAATTGACAACTGCCTTAAACCTGCGTTTACTGCGAAAGCATATTGGTTTAATCCGAATTTCTGTTTaactatattttaaatgactgGGATATTTCTTTAAGTTTAAACCTGTACTTTcgacaattaataaaaattgtttttatcgAAGAAATATATGATTATACAAGGAAAAtgacacttgaaaattttattaaaatatgactaattttttaatcattgaTGCGTAAATATGTCATAATATTTCTGTTTATCTGtaggaaaaaaaagtaaaatacgATAATAAGAAGCTGCCTAAACGTATTTATTTATCGGATTTAAGTTCGAAACGTGTTACCGTCATTACAGGAAATAAAGAACAATCATCCTATCTCAAAGTGAGAGATTCCACTTACAATATATTTTGCCTTACACAATACAATTTACTCACACCAacaacatttttcttataagAAACTCGTTCGATTATTCCTCTCCTTCCCCTAATGTCTGCTTCCTTATTAATGTGGCgtaatttgttaaatgaaaACACTGAAGACGAGATCCCAAACAACGAGGTATACACCAAATGACAAGATTTTAATAGTATCAGAATACAACATTATGTAGATTAACCCTTTGATAATACTACTcttgatttttatattaatttctaccaaaaaatcggaagaattttattagatacaaaacattaattaacagATTGCCATTTATCGATGGATATTTGTTCTGTATTGGGAACTTTCTACGATTTCTTGGTCTTCCACCACGTAAGAAATTGTATGCTGTTGTAAGTACTCCTCAAAAATTTGCGgaacaaaaatttatgattttttttgtacattttcaactgtttaaaataaaacctgtTAATCGATTTTATATATGTAGTATCgggtttgatactactgtagatataggatggtgtttatatcttataatgaaatcacagataggaaaggactataagtatgcgtttattaatgtaaagtgaacaaaagagagtataaagtaacttgtgagtttagcgagcgcggacgcgacttctgagtgaccaacgacaaccgaacccagaagaaaaaagagcttgtacatgccctgcaaaatcttaaatactaaaacccatggtgataaaccatgggcgtaccttggctagggtgccatctgcaccacccgccgcatcaaaccgttacgtcttagctgggaattggaactgccactatagggccaacggaatctatcaagggcaattcaaatgccgacgaagtatattacaggcagttccaatgccgacccggtttattgcggggattttCAACACCGATAAGGCATGGTATGGGAAAttcccatgccccaactaatgcccaccagagtcgtaccccaggggtatgactatcttaaagttaattcctactatctaacatgtatccaacttaaaagtaacacctatctacaaaAGACGCGATCCTACatatattttctgattttaacATACAGTGACTcgcattaatattcggacactatggtatttgtggaaatattaagttttttgctaacttattattaagtaacagtatttattgcgtaatcattagttacaaccatgtttttagtatatgtaaatacatttttgatttttgaaattaaattatatacaaagatactatcgaataaagaaaacaaggcataattttactgtcgcaaaaatattcggacacatACCAGGAACATAATATTTGtgaggaaaattaatataaacaaaaaacatataaacaaattaatacttcGTATGATTGCCTTTATATTGTATAACTTGTTCTAGCcgttttggcatgttttcaattattttttttatgtaatcttCAGGTATGCGATGCCATTCTTCAACTAATCGTTGTTTTAACTCGTTTTTGGAGTTGATTGGCTTACTATGGACTTTGCGGTCTAAAAATTCCCatagattttctatggggttgaGATCAGGTGATTGTGCAGGAGGATTTAATACTTTAGgacaattatataataaatactctTGGACTAAACGCGACTTATGTTTTGGATCGTTGTcctggtaaaatttaaaattgtcgcgtatacctaatttttcagcactttttagtaaattttgttttaaaatatccaagtacataactttatttaaatttccttcaataaatactaattcGCCTACTCCTGCAGCTGAGATGCAGCCCCAAACCATTATACTCCCTCCGCCGTGTTTCACAGTAGGCctgagattattaatttttagctcTTCATTCTTTTTGCGCCATACCATTTTGCGACCATCggatccaaaaatgttgaattttttttcgtcagcAAATATAACGCTTTCCCAGTATGTTTTCTGTTTCACAACGAATTCATGAGCAAAGGCGAGACGTTTCTTGCGATTGACTTACGATATGTATGGCTTTCTTCGGGCTACTCTTCCGTTGTACccgtctttttttaataatctccGAATTGTGTCAGGATGCACTTTTTTGCTACTGTACTCTAGTAAATCAGCTGTCAATTTAGGAGCACTCAGTCCagggtttattttaatttgtttaataattttacgcCTTTCACGTTCATCAATAAGTTTCGGTCGTCCTTTTTGCGGAATTGATTCAATACGATCTTCTTGAACAAATCTTCTAATTATATCACCAACTGTACTTTTACTTACACTTAACAAATTACTGATTTCTTGATAAGATCTGCCTTTAGcgtgatgaaaaataattaattgtcgcacgtcaaaagaaatatttttgccttttcgccccataatatgaattttagtaAGTTATAAGTTTGCCTTCAACGCACTGCATACAactaacaagaaaattgagtCTTGGATGCATCTCTAATCTTTTACGACCATAGAAAAGTCTGTATACagtgtttttctattattttttacctgcaTTGCACCGCACCGCATTccgtgtccgaatatttttgcgacagtaaaattatgccttgttttctttgttcgatagtatctttgtatataatttaatttcaaaaatcaaaaatgtatttacatatactaaaaacatggttgtaactaatgattacgcaataaatactgttacttaataataagttagcaaaaaacttaatatttccacaaataccatagtgtccgaatattaatgcgAGTCACTGTAAATGCTAACATTGGTaaactaattttcttaaaattctcAAGTTACCATAAACAAACAAGTGAGGAGCATTAAATATATACCAAACaaccaaaaaaacattttgttatcAAAGTTCACAACCCATGGActcattttttaatcaacaaattccttggaaataaaattattctttaaagTTAAACAAGATGTTACATTTGTCTTAACactgaattttatataatttaaaaatgaacatatAGGGTGTATCCTCAATTCCcgtttattttgtttgaacTCACAACTGAGTCTCTCACATTTCAATGATTAGGATTACCTTTCATTATTCGGTGCGCCTCAACCGATTTTGAAACTAATTAAAGAACTTGGGAAAATCGTCGGTTAAAGGCAGATAGTCGCAACTCCctatacatttatttaatcatGTATTTCTGTTACCAAATACCATTTTATCTGCTTTGGTTTAATGCAAAGAAGCCATTACATTATTCATTCAAAGTTAAATTGGCAGCAACAATTATTGAATAAACGGATATGTCgcccttttttttttcactatcactttttatattaatattttttttaatatttatatatcgGAGAAAAATAACAGGTTATATTAGACAAAATACGTTAATGTGGACGTTACCCATTGCagacaattattattttttaataggaCATGTGCCCAACTTTTTTGGCTATTCACCAGGTGAGATAAAAGTGTTTTCTCATCAAGTTATATGATGAATTTGATCAATAGCTTAtctcaaatatttatgaatttgtaGAAGGAATATTCACCAAACTACGACATTGGATTAAAGCAACCGCTCCCGTTAGCGTAGTATTTACccctattttaaatttcatcaatatATCCGACCCAGAGACAGCTGAGGTAACCTACAACCCCCACAATAACTAAAACTAACCCCTTTTATTAGTCTCTTATAGGGCAAGTGAAGAATTTGAATAAGAACTTTGCATATGCTTTTCTTTATCGATGGCTAGGAGATGGTCTCCTTACCAGCAAGCGTAAGTCTCTGACCCCTAAGGGAATTGTACCTTTTATAACTGATATTCATAGGTGAAATTTGgcagaaaagaagaaaaattctgaCACCAGCGTTCCATTTCTCAATCCTCCTGCAATTCGTCGATGTATTTAACAGGGAAACCAAAAACTTTATCGATTTAATAGAGGGAAAGCACTTGAACCAGCCTGTAGATATAACACCCATCATATCAGATTTCACCTTAGCTACAATGAGCGgtagatttaaaaatgattcaaattctccgtttaaactttttaaccATTTAGAAACCTCCATGGGgaccaaaataaatttgctaaCCAAAACGGGTctagaatataaaaaagcaatttatgaACTGGGCTTGGTGGTACTAGAGAGACTTTTAATTCCATGGTTATGGATTCaagcaatttttgatttatccGCTTTTCGAAGAGTGGAAAAGAAGAGTTTGAAAGTGTTGCATACTTTCACCACAAACATTATCGCTGAGAGAAGTaagaattttaagattttcgaTGAACAGTTTGATGAGAATATTACGAAAAGGAAGTATCCCTTGCTGGATATATTGCTCAATGTTAAATTTAGGGATCAAGGAATTGATGATGTTGGCATCAGAAATGAAGTTGATACTTTTATGTTTGAGGTGTGTTGCGGTAGTTTTCATATTAAAGAATTATATATTCCTAAGTCAATTTATAGGGCCACGACACTACTGCCACTTGCCTTAACTTCACTACCATGCTCTTTGCAGTTCATAGCGATATCCAGGTGTTAAATTTGCTAATAATTTTGGGAGTTTTAGCAAAAGTTTCTTGATTGTAGAGTGCAGTTTACCAAGAAATTGTTAACATTTTAGGAACAGACTTGGCCAATGAACCCACATATGCCAATCTACAAGAAATGTCCCTTCTCGAGAGGTTTAATGAAAGAAACTGatacattttcattattcGAAAAGTCTCTTTTAGGTGTATCAAAGAGAGCTTAAGACTTTATCCTCCAGTTCCTTTAATCGGACGCAGAACAAGTGATGAAATCCCCACCAAATTTGGAGTGATCCCTAAAGATATAAACGCTTTTATTTACGTTTATGACATGCATAGAAATCCGGACTTTTGGCTCAATCCAGACAAGTTTGACCCATCCAGACACTTGCCGGAAAATAGCCAAAACAGGCATACTTATGCGTACATCCCTTTTAGTGCAGGACCTAGGAACTGCATAGGTAAGATTCCTAACTGTAGAATTAAGCTTACTTGGGCATTTTAGGTCAACGGTTTGCAATGTTGGaaataaaagcatttttctgtGGACTTCTTCGGAAGTTCGTATTGGAGCCTGTGGACACACCTGAAACATTAGTGTTATTCCAGGAGATGATTTTGAGGTCTCGCAATGGAGTTCGAGTTAAGTTTACTTTAAGAcaacaattattgtaatatCTTAAGAATATTTGTATGCATATAAGTTAATGTTATGTTTTAACAATGGCGGTCACAATTAGTTTAGAAAGTTATAAAttatagtaaataaatattgtatttggtggtatctaataaatttagaaatgcAGTTCAAAATagaatttgctttaattgtTAGATAAATATGTATGGTGATGTTAATTGGATGACTTTAAGATTGACTGACTGAGGAGGCTGAAAAACGTGTGGGGAGAGAATTAAAGCAGCGCATGTCTGTTGCCGAGGAGTGAAAATTACTGGACGGCTGTGATAAGAACAATGAGGGAAACCATAAGAGCGAAAGAGACGGAGGAGAGAAAAACGAATAGAGAGCACGAAAACGAGTAGATAACATAAACGCATTCCGAAGAAATGTCGAAGACAGCAAATAAGCCACCCCTCCCCCTTAAAGTAAGGCTTCCCTGCGAATCTGAAACATCTTTAAATTTCGATGAAGTTTTCTATTTCAGGTCAGAGAATCGCAGTACTGGaaattaagacatttttctgTGGTCTGCTTCGGAAATTCATGTTGGAACCTATCGATGCACCCCATACTATTGTACTTACCCAAGGCATTGTATTGAGGACTCAGGATGGAATTAGAGTTAGGCCGATACCAAGAAATCCACGCTAAACatggtaattttataaaagtaattaagcCTATAATGTTTCCTATAACAAGGAGTATTGTCTATAGAAAAGGATATTTCCATTGTTTTTCTAATGAgtaatttatgatatttatatCTCAACATTTTATATAAGTAATTAGATcaaatttggatttaaataCTGGAAATTTGCAGCTTAAGGTTGAGCAAAAGTTTTGCGAGTTTCCAGAGAGATGGAGTTTCCAGTCCCGGTGGTTTGAACTGACCTGCAGTTAATCAATTCAATTTCTCAGTTTCCAGCAATTTGGGTATGAATTATTATAGCGTAGATTATGTGTTAGTTATCGTCCGAATTAAAGGGAAGGTAATTGTATGGCCAGATTGACAAGTACTAATTGGGACTACATTGAGCTTTCCTGGGTAGTTCAGGAAACACGACATAGACGAAAGCTTTTCCAGGTTTTCACTGTCACGACTGTCTTTCAACTTGTTGAGTAAATCGTACAACTCtagaaattcaagaaatatgaatttatttttggaatttttattgtagGCACTCTGGCTTGTACaacatttcttaaaaaacGCAGTCTTATGAATTATCTTCAAGATTATAGCATTTGTAATATCAGTTGAAAACATCGTCTAGAGAAGATGCAAAATTAATCATACATTCCTCTACTATCTGGTGATGGAACCCTGAAACCTTTCAGGTGCCTAAGTTAGCGGACCAAAACGAATATTGCTCCGGCCTGAGTTGCGAAACGATGAATATTTGATGTGCGCCGCCACTGCACACGGAGACCGGTACTCGTAGGTGTAAACAAACTGGAAGCAGTGGCGCCGACGAAGGGCGTTAAAAATCGAACTTTTGTCGCCCATTTGTGGTGTTGCAGAGTTAAATTAAGTCATTCATAGTTTTATATGCATCTCTTTCATAGGATTAATTGTATTATTACGAGCGTATTGATTTGGTAGATATGGCGTTTTGGAGGCCCTTTGAAGAccatttggaaaataaagCACATGCGAATCCTGCAGAGGCTAGTAGTGATCTCGTTTTGGATATTTATgactaaagaaaaaaatcatcataatTCAGTTAAAAGTATCATAACAAGAATAAGCgaaattactaaattattattgttgacGATTTATAGGAAGAAAATGTTATAGATCATAGCTTTGAAAGGAAAGAGActtctgaaaaattttaacaaattgaagATGGCTACAGAGATTTTATTCGAATAATTCCTCTAAAGAAAATACGGCACCTACACAAGAAATGattcgaaaaaaactaaaaggcTACTTACATTATAGTTATCAAGGTTTGATAACATTGCGAGCCATTATGATGGACTGTggctttaaatataaaagaattgaTAATAGAGTGGTGGTAATGGAGCCATAACAAATAGTTGGTTTGTGGGGagaatatttacataaaattaggGAGTATCGACAGTTAGGAAGATGTATAGTTTACTTAGATGAACTGTGGTTCGACACTCACGACTTGGTTCAATATGTTGGGTAggtattcaaaaaattacggTTTAGCTACTCCCATGTTTGAGaggcaaataaaatattattctgtACGCTCGCAGTGAAAATGGATTTGTGCCAAACGGCTTGTCGTTATCCGTTAAAAATATAAGCCAATTCTCTGCTGATTGCCACGAAAACATGACTGCTCAACTATTCGAAAAATGGATCATCGAACAACTGCTACCAAATATCTTCCGTAGCTCAATTATTGTAATGGACCACGCTCCTTATCATTTCCGGTTACCAGTCAAGTCTCCTAATAATAGTACAAAGAAACAGAACATAATTCACTTTAGGAGGGACAAAAATGTAcatattccagaaaaaaagacaacgaaaaaagaattattaggTATAATAAAgcctttaaatttcaaaaaggagTGTAAGGACGTACAATTTTGCGGTgacttttctatttttgcatttttaccCCAATCGAAATAATTTAGGGGATCATAAAAAAAGGACTACGAAAGGTAAATAAGTCACTATCTTTAAGCGGTGcagttttggaaaatattggtCAGGTGATAAGTGAATTAGATAACATAGTGGGGAAAAACTATACAGTTCACGttttacaaaaagaaaatgcatATCGTGTATCACCTGCTGTTGCCTCAATAATTGTTCAACCGAACATCAATAGTGATTCCACTGATGAAAATGatggaaattgtttttaaatttaattaaaaaataataagtgcCTGCTAaactataatataatatatgtcCTGAATTCCTTTAATGTTTGTCAGTAAGAGGTTTTTCCACGGTTTCAACTgataataaaaacacaaaacttTTCATTGTCATTGTaattttccaggaaaaattaaatgaggTTATAAAAGAACCTGCATTAACTAAGTTGATTTTACCAAAAGAAGACTCATTATGTACGAGCTTAAAggttttctttttcccttcTTCGCAAGGATCAAGTGAAAAAGTTAAAGGTTTTTCTTGACAAACAtcactttcaaattttataggTTCTATTTCCGTTTTGATTTTGTCCTCCAACTTGACAAATTGCAAACACGTCCAAGCAAAACCTCAAAAGGGAAAAACCGACAAAAGTTTGATTTCAGAAGAACCAACTTTAACTACCCGCATTCCCGAAGGAACTGACTCTGCAAGCCACTCTTTCCCTAAATTCAGTAGTGAGGATTTAAATGCTGGTAGATGAGACAATCCTCCACTTATtaaggttagttcaagttagttccaACTCACCCAAAATCGGTAGCTTTCATGTGTTTAAGATCAGCTAACTGCAATTTCATCGAAAGTGATATTCGATGACTCACAGGAGATGCATTTCCGTGCAGCATTTGCCACTCATGAATCGAGGCGCTCTTCTGAAGTATTtttcaagcaaatttttaaattctgtaaaTTACATAAGCCCAAGTCGCTAAACCGTAAGgttgaaagtatttttatgTCTTCCGCAAATCACGTTATATCACCTCGGCTTCATTCTTTCTCTTTGCAAATCCCCAGGCGGGAAAATAATTCTACCGGGAAATAACCCTAATGTATCAAATGTAACAGTGTTTCGCGTTTCCTTTCTACCTTtgtctttattaaaatatttattactggGCTTGTAATGTCGTGTAAAATTGggccttaaaaataaaagagcaAAGAGATTATGCTCCGAGAGGCTGCGAGGTCTGAATCTTAATGGGTATTTAACATGATAATCTCGTCTAGGTATGTGCACatataaaaactcatttaaaaatggaaatatttcaagaaattacTGTAGCTATCTTTTTTTTGGTTTCGATGTTAATAGGCACTTTAAGGCAGTCTGTGCACCAGTACAATTTATAGGCGTagatcaagaatttttttaagctcaTTTAAGGAACATGGGGCTGTCGGCTGGCAAAAACTATTGATGTGATGCtgatttttcacaaatttttcaCTATTGCTTTCTTTGTGATTTATGGTTATATCAACCCGCCTCTGCTTTTTATCTATTCCAGGTCtcaattttttctgaaaccAAATCGCAAGTAAAACCACTCTGTTTTGCAAACTGCTGTTATTTTCGCTTTaggttttaaatatttacaatattttcctCCTCTTCTATGATTCTCTTGCAAACCTCCTTTGGACACTGAGAACGCAATTGCGTTTTGATTAATTCTAGTAAGACTTTTTCTCCATTATGTAAATTGCGTTTTGATAGGGTAAATAACCCATTTCTAGATACCATATACTGCACACATGCAAGGCCGTTTCTGACGATCCGGCACCGGCTCACCTCTGTGTGAAATCAGACCTGTACCTGTACCTCTTGGCGTTCTGCCGATATTTTAAGACTTTTTGCTTTgctaatgaatttttcaaaaaactttttatctgGTTCACCTAACAAATTAGAGGAAAACTCCGAGCGAGCTTTTCAGGCTCATAAACATCCACAAACATCTTCTGGAAATTCTGGAAACTTAAATAATGCGAAATTCTCCCCGTTCTTATGTTACCTCATTTCACCCCTATAAGAAGTAATTTTCTCGACTGTCTTCATTTTCCGTATTTTTGCCCGAAAAGGGAGAAAAAACGTTTATCATCAAGCGCAATCTTCAATACCAATTTTCTCTCCAAATTTCACTCTCGTATATCAGGATGGTAGCATAGCTCTGAACTGGAAATTGTGCCCTGAACACCAAAGACAAAGCAGACACTGATTAAATACCTCTCAGCCTTAGTTATCTACATCACATTTAGTAAACTCCGAGATTCATTGAAGTTATAACAACTGCTCTCTCGACGCGAACGTCAACATACAAGCACGAATATCCATAATTCAGTTTCCAGCGTTTTTCCAACAATTATGAGAGTTAAGGGGAAATTTTCCAGGTAAGTTTTTATCCAGGGAGTTCCACATTTCCAACTCGCTCTGAACGACATGTGAGTGTATTGTTTTTGCGAAACACAGCTAATGTGATAAACAAAGCAAACTGAACAGGAAAATTGCCCAGTGGttacaaattatgtttttgatgTGCTAAAATAGCATATTCTGTTTATTTGATTAGCATAATGAAACGCAAATATAATTTCCCagagcaaataattttgaaacagaAAGTTTTGAAACAGAATCATTCCTTGTCGAGCTACAACTTCAAAACTGTGTACTTTAAGGGAGATCACAATTTGCTTAGGCAATAGTCGTGTAATTATAAGCAGGAAGGGTTGCTTCGAGTGGTGTTTTTTTGCTTCGAATCTGATTTGAATATAATCTTAGTAAACAACAGAGAAGGCcctttttatttatacagaAACGAGACCTTTTTGCTCGGATGGTCCTTTGTGTTAAATCCAGCGCAAAAAGTCGATCCAGACTGTCAAAGTAAATAGGgagtttcaattaaattgtgaaataaatgGTAATCATCTAGTGAAAGCtgaattaaatgaaacaagCATGTGCGAAAGGGGCATTAAATGCTTTGTAAGAGCAGACAggtttatttcaatattttatgt
This window encodes:
- the LOC136412095 gene encoding cytochrome P450 4c3-like isoform X2 — encoded protein: MSPFFFSLSLFILIFFLIFIYRRKITGYIRQNTLMWTLPIADNYYFLIGHVPNFFGYSPEGIFTKLRHWIKATAPVSVVFTPILNFINISDPETAESLIGQVKNLNKNFAYAFLYRWLGDGLLTSKREIWQKRRKILTPAFHFSILLQFVDVFNRETKNFIDLIEGKHLNQPVDITPIISDFTLATMSETSMGTKINLLTKTGLEYKKAIYELGLVVLERLLIPWLWIQAIFDLSAFRRVEKKSLKVLHTFTTNIIAERSKNFKIFDEQFDENITKRKYPLLDILLNVKFRDQGIDDVGIRNEVDTFMFEGHDTTATCLNFTTMLFAVHSDIQSAVYQEIVNILGTDLANEPTYANLQEMSLLERCIKESLRLYPPVPLIGRRTSDEIPTKFGVIPKDINAFIYVYDMHRNPDFWLNPDKFDPSRHLPENSQNRHTYAYIPFSAGPRNCIGQRFAMLEIKAFFCGLLRKFVLEPVDTPETLVLFQEMILRSRNGVRVKFTLRQQLL
- the LOC136412095 gene encoding cytochrome P450 4c3-like isoform X1; translation: MSPFFFSLSLFILIFFLIFIYRRKITGYIRQNTLMWTLPIADNYYFLIGHVPNFFGYSPEGIFTKLRHWIKATAPVSVVFTPILNFINISDPETAESLIGQVKNLNKNFAYAFLYRWLGDGLLTSKREIWQKRRKILTPAFHFSILLQFVDVFNRETKNFIDLIEGKHLNQPVDITPIISDFTLATMSGRFKNDSNSPFKLFNHLETSMGTKINLLTKTGLEYKKAIYELGLVVLERLLIPWLWIQAIFDLSAFRRVEKKSLKVLHTFTTNIIAERSKNFKIFDEQFDENITKRKYPLLDILLNVKFRDQGIDDVGIRNEVDTFMFEGHDTTATCLNFTTMLFAVHSDIQSAVYQEIVNILGTDLANEPTYANLQEMSLLERCIKESLRLYPPVPLIGRRTSDEIPTKFGVIPKDINAFIYVYDMHRNPDFWLNPDKFDPSRHLPENSQNRHTYAYIPFSAGPRNCIGQRFAMLEIKAFFCGLLRKFVLEPVDTPETLVLFQEMILRSRNGVRVKFTLRQQLL